A DNA window from Paenibacillus andongensis contains the following coding sequences:
- the rpsD gene encoding 30S ribosomal protein S4 encodes MSRYTGPKFKLSRRVGISLSGNGKDLKRPFPPGQHGPGQRKKMSGYGVQLNEKQKLRHMYGLNEKQFRNLFDKASKLKGIAGENFMVLLESRLDNLVYRLGLSNSRAGARQLVAHGHVTVNGKKVDIASYIVSTGDVIALRERSKGLSAVKEALANRNYLPTYLEFNDASVEGKYIRLPERSELPQEIDEKQIVEFYSR; translated from the coding sequence ATGTCACGTTATACAGGACCTAAATTTAAATTAAGCCGTCGTGTTGGTATTTCTTTGAGTGGTAACGGTAAAGACTTGAAACGCCCATTCCCTCCAGGTCAACATGGCCCAGGACAACGTAAAAAAATGAGCGGCTATGGCGTTCAATTAAATGAAAAACAAAAGCTTCGTCACATGTACGGTTTGAACGAGAAGCAATTCCGCAACTTGTTCGATAAAGCTTCCAAACTTAAAGGTATTGCCGGTGAGAACTTCATGGTCTTGCTTGAAAGCCGTTTGGACAACCTGGTTTACCGTCTTGGTCTTTCCAACTCCCGCGCAGGCGCGCGTCAACTAGTTGCTCACGGTCACGTAACTGTGAACGGCAAAAAAGTAGATATCGCTTCTTACATCGTATCTACAGGCGACGTTATTGCTCTTCGTGAAAGAAGCAAAGGTCTTTCCGCAGTGAAAGAAGCTCTTGCTAACCGTAACTACCTGCCAACTTACCTTGAGTTCAACGACGCAAGCGTAGAAGGCAAGTACATCCGTTTGCCAGAACGTTCTGAGCTTCCACAAGAAATTGACGAGAAACAAATCGTCGAGTTCTACAGCCGTTAA
- the tyrS gene encoding tyrosine--tRNA ligase: protein MDILKDLEFRGLLHQITDREGLDKKLNEERVTLYCGFDPTADSLHIGSLLPILTLRRFQLAGHVPLALVGGGTGLIGDPSGKANERTLNGPEVVEAWSQSIKNQLSRFLDFSTEIENSAELVNNYDWLGSLNVIEFLRDVGKNFTVNYMLAKDSVDSRISKGISFTEFSYMILQSYDFLKLNETKNCSVQIGGSDQWGNITAGLELIGKSTENRAYGVTLPLVTKSDGQKFGKTEGGAIWLDATKTSPYQFYQFWLGTADNDVIRFLKYFTFVSHEEIERLEEEVQAQPEKREAQKLLAREVTKLVHGGDALESALNITTALFSGNIQELSRTEIEEAFKDVPSTTIDQDNIALVDLLISVGAAPSKRQARQDIESGAVTVNGVKVTQFDAVARDLGRLGESYIIIRRGKKNYYLVQFA, encoded by the coding sequence ATGGATATTTTGAAGGATTTGGAGTTTCGCGGGCTGCTTCATCAAATTACAGATCGAGAGGGCTTAGATAAAAAGCTTAACGAGGAGCGTGTTACGCTTTATTGCGGCTTTGACCCGACTGCGGACAGCTTGCATATCGGTAGTTTGCTGCCTATTTTAACGCTGAGACGCTTTCAGCTCGCTGGTCATGTTCCTTTGGCACTTGTTGGCGGAGGAACTGGTCTGATTGGTGATCCAAGCGGAAAAGCCAATGAGCGCACACTCAACGGGCCAGAAGTTGTCGAGGCATGGTCACAAAGCATTAAAAATCAGTTATCTCGCTTTCTCGATTTCTCCACTGAGATTGAAAATAGTGCAGAGCTTGTCAACAATTACGATTGGCTAGGATCGCTGAACGTCATCGAATTTCTTCGTGATGTAGGCAAAAATTTTACCGTTAATTACATGTTGGCAAAGGATTCTGTTGATTCACGGATTTCCAAAGGGATTTCTTTCACAGAGTTCAGCTACATGATTCTGCAATCTTACGATTTCCTGAAGCTCAATGAAACGAAAAATTGCTCTGTACAAATTGGTGGAAGTGACCAATGGGGTAATATTACGGCTGGTCTTGAGCTAATTGGCAAGTCCACAGAAAACCGTGCTTACGGCGTAACATTACCGCTTGTGACAAAGAGTGATGGGCAAAAGTTCGGAAAAACAGAAGGCGGAGCCATTTGGTTGGATGCAACCAAAACATCTCCTTACCAGTTCTACCAATTTTGGTTGGGCACAGCCGATAATGATGTCATCCGTTTCCTGAAATATTTTACTTTCGTTTCGCATGAGGAAATCGAACGTCTTGAAGAAGAAGTACAGGCTCAGCCTGAGAAGAGAGAAGCTCAGAAATTACTTGCCCGCGAAGTTACGAAGCTTGTACACGGTGGAGACGCGTTAGAAAGTGCTCTTAACATTACAACAGCTTTATTCAGCGGTAATATTCAGGAGCTTTCTCGTACGGAGATTGAAGAAGCGTTCAAAGATGTTCCATCTACAACCATTGACCAAGATAATATTGCATTGGTTGATTTACTGATTTCCGTAGGAGCGGCACCGTCCAAACGTCAAGCGCGTCAAGATATTGAAAGCGGGGCAGTCACGGTCAACGGTGTGAAAGTGACGCAATTCGATGCAGTTGCCAGAGATTTGGGCAGGCTCGGAGAATCTTACATTATTATTCGCCGCGGTAAAAAGAATTACTACCTAGTACAGTTTGCTTAA